A single window of Bradyrhizobium daqingense DNA harbors:
- a CDS encoding polyphosphate kinase 2 family protein, which produces MSKKPSKSTAGQLDRYITPFRYDGSGKFHLKDHKTDEKGDLDKERAQEILEANKKRLVEFQEKLYAQDRWSLLIVLQAMDAGGKDSAIKAIFEGINPQGCEVHPFKAPSSKELDHDFLWRHAVALPQRGHIGIFNRSHYEECLVTRVHPEILAKQKLPPRLVTKNIWKERFEDISAWERYLCRNGTVVLKFFLNISKEEQRQRFLDRLEEPAKQWKFSMDDIKERALWPRYQAVYQDIVRHTATTHAPWYVVPADHKWFARVVIGSVINAALEKLDLRFPRADKASAQEFDAVRRALEKEGKPGRKRR; this is translated from the coding sequence ATGAGCAAGAAGCCGTCCAAATCGACCGCCGGGCAACTCGACCGCTACATCACCCCGTTCCGTTACGACGGCTCCGGCAAGTTTCACCTGAAGGATCACAAGACCGACGAGAAGGGCGATCTCGACAAGGAGAGGGCGCAGGAGATCCTCGAGGCCAACAAGAAGCGCCTGGTCGAATTTCAGGAGAAGCTCTATGCCCAGGACCGCTGGTCGCTGTTGATCGTGCTCCAGGCGATGGACGCTGGCGGCAAGGACTCTGCGATCAAGGCGATTTTCGAGGGCATCAATCCGCAGGGCTGCGAGGTTCATCCTTTCAAGGCGCCGAGCAGCAAGGAACTTGACCACGATTTCCTCTGGCGCCACGCTGTCGCGCTGCCCCAGCGTGGCCATATCGGCATCTTCAACCGCTCGCATTATGAGGAATGCCTGGTGACGCGCGTGCATCCGGAGATCCTCGCCAAGCAGAAGCTGCCGCCGAGACTCGTCACCAAGAACATCTGGAAGGAGCGGTTCGAGGATATTTCCGCCTGGGAGCGCTATCTCTGCCGCAACGGCACCGTGGTGCTGAAATTTTTCCTCAACATCTCCAAGGAAGAGCAGCGCCAACGCTTCCTCGACCGGCTGGAGGAGCCGGCCAAGCAGTGGAAGTTCTCGATGGACGACATCAAGGAGCGCGCGCTGTGGCCGCGCTACCAGGCCGTCTATCAGGACATCGTGCGCCACACCGCCACGACTCACGCGCCTTGGTATGTCGTCCCCGCCGACCACAAATGGTTCGCGCGCGTCGTGATCGGCTCGGTGATCAATGCCGCGCTGGAAAAGTTGGACCTGCGCTTCCCGCGCGCCGACAAGGCCTCGGCGCAGGAGTTCGACGCGGTGCGCAGGGCGCTGGAGAAGGAAGGCAAGCCAGGCAGGAAGAGAAGGTGA
- a CDS encoding patatin-like phospholipase family protein, with amino-acid sequence MTESGTANRKSVSFALQGGGAHGAFVWGVLDQVLEDGRLAIEAVSATSAGAMNAVAMASGMARGGAEAARQDLHAFWYEVSRMDMAYDLLSPLNQWIQALKLPPEYHPVHAFIHTLTHTVPPNMLNPFHFNPLRALLQRVVDFDRLNSSPDAPQLFLNATNVRTGKIKVFQGPHLTAETVLASACLPPYFQAVEIDGEHYWDGGYLGNPAIFPLIYRKGSHDVVIVQVTAIRRDELPTSAADVLHRINEISFNSSLMREMRAIAFATRLIDDGELDSAKHSRMYMHWIGNDQLMSQLGTATQFHPEWSLLCRLRDEGRAAARSWLARNFDLIGKSSTVDLADMFL; translated from the coding sequence GTGACGGAAAGCGGGACCGCAAACCGGAAGAGCGTCAGCTTCGCGCTCCAGGGCGGCGGCGCACACGGCGCCTTCGTTTGGGGCGTGCTCGATCAGGTGCTCGAGGACGGCCGGCTCGCGATCGAGGCGGTCAGCGCCACCAGCGCCGGCGCGATGAACGCGGTGGCGATGGCCTCCGGCATGGCGAGGGGAGGCGCGGAGGCGGCGCGGCAGGACCTGCACGCGTTCTGGTACGAAGTGTCGCGCATGGACATGGCGTACGATCTGCTCTCGCCGCTCAACCAGTGGATCCAGGCCCTGAAGCTGCCGCCGGAGTACCATCCGGTCCATGCCTTCATCCACACGCTGACGCATACCGTGCCGCCGAACATGCTCAACCCTTTCCACTTCAATCCACTGCGCGCGCTGTTGCAGCGCGTGGTCGATTTCGACCGGCTCAATTCTTCGCCGGATGCGCCGCAACTGTTTCTCAACGCCACCAACGTCCGCACCGGCAAGATCAAGGTGTTCCAGGGCCCGCATCTCACCGCGGAGACCGTGCTGGCCTCGGCCTGCCTGCCGCCCTATTTCCAAGCCGTCGAGATCGACGGCGAGCATTATTGGGACGGCGGCTATCTCGGCAATCCCGCGATTTTTCCGCTGATCTACCGCAAGGGCAGCCACGACGTCGTCATCGTCCAGGTCACGGCGATCCGGCGCGACGAGCTGCCGACCAGCGCGGCCGACGTCCTCCATCGTATCAACGAGATCAGCTTCAATTCGTCGCTGATGCGCGAGATGCGTGCGATCGCCTTCGCCACCCGGCTGATCGACGACGGCGAACTCGACAGTGCCAAGCACAGCCGCATGTACATGCACTGGATCGGCAACGATCAGCTGATGTCGCAGCTCGGCACCGCCACGCAATTCCATCCCGAATGGAGCCTGTTGTGCCGCCTGCGCGACGAGGGCCGCGCGGCGGCGCGAAGCTGGCTGGCGCGCAACTTCGACCTCATCGGTAAGTCCTCGACGGTCGACCTTGCCGACATGTTTCTCTAG
- a CDS encoding ABC transporter ATP-binding protein, which yields MLEVSGLVKRFGGFTAVNNVSFRVDQGEILGLIGPNGSGKSTIFNMLSGTLAPSSGSILFGGHEIAGLPPHRIINRGIGRTFQIPRPFRRLTIFENVALAGFYGQGRHSRVKAEEAAERSLAMVGLPTDRHASVDGLGAAGLKKLELAKALATAPTLLLADESLGGLDEAEMDQAADMLRNIRDELGITIIWVEHIMGVLMRVVDRVMVLDHGEKISEGLPSAVAGDPRVIEVYLGTDAETTQAAAAEARRRAGG from the coding sequence GTGTTGGAAGTCAGCGGACTGGTGAAGCGGTTTGGCGGCTTCACGGCCGTCAACAACGTCTCGTTCCGGGTCGACCAGGGCGAGATCCTCGGCCTGATCGGACCCAACGGGTCGGGCAAGAGCACGATCTTCAACATGCTCTCGGGCACGCTGGCACCGAGCTCCGGATCGATCCTGTTCGGCGGGCACGAGATCGCGGGCCTGCCGCCGCACCGGATCATCAATCGCGGTATCGGCCGCACCTTCCAGATCCCGCGGCCCTTCCGTCGCCTGACCATCTTCGAAAACGTCGCGCTCGCCGGCTTCTACGGGCAAGGCCGGCACAGCCGCGTCAAGGCCGAGGAAGCGGCCGAACGGTCGCTGGCGATGGTGGGTCTGCCGACCGACCGCCATGCCAGCGTCGATGGCTTGGGGGCCGCCGGCCTGAAGAAGCTCGAACTTGCAAAAGCGCTCGCCACCGCGCCGACGCTGCTGCTCGCCGACGAGAGCCTCGGCGGTCTCGACGAGGCCGAGATGGATCAGGCCGCGGACATGCTGCGCAACATCCGCGACGAGCTCGGCATCACCATCATCTGGGTCGAGCACATCATGGGCGTGCTGATGCGCGTCGTCGATCGCGTCATGGTGCTCGATCACGGCGAGAAGATCTCGGAAGGCCTGCCGAGCGCGGTTGCGGGCGATCCGCGCGTCATCGAGGTCTATCTCGGCACCGATGCCGAGACCACGCAGGCCGCGGCCGCCGAAGCGCGGCGCCGGGCGGGAGGCTAG
- a CDS encoding ABC transporter ATP-binding protein, with product MLELRGVNAGYGTFQALFGVNLDVKAGEAVGVIGPNGAGKTTLMRVISGLIRPSRGAIKMEDVDLVATPSHKIVSLGIAHVPENRRLFPQLTVDDNLKMGAFMKEARGHYAERLEVVFDLFPRLKERRHQMAGTMSGGEQQMCAIGRAMMSNPKLLLLDEPSAGLAPVVVQQVFELVKRIRASGLTVLIVEQNVQQVLKVVDRAYLIEAGTIRASGTSAEMLASDTVKEAYLGV from the coding sequence ATGCTGGAACTCCGCGGCGTCAATGCCGGCTATGGCACGTTCCAGGCGTTGTTCGGCGTCAACCTTGACGTCAAGGCCGGCGAGGCCGTGGGCGTCATCGGCCCCAACGGCGCCGGCAAGACCACCCTGATGCGCGTCATCTCCGGCCTGATCCGGCCCTCGCGCGGTGCGATCAAGATGGAGGACGTTGACCTCGTGGCGACGCCCTCGCACAAGATCGTCAGCCTCGGCATTGCCCATGTGCCGGAGAACCGCCGGCTGTTTCCGCAGCTCACGGTCGACGACAATCTCAAGATGGGCGCCTTCATGAAGGAGGCGCGCGGGCACTATGCTGAGCGGCTCGAGGTCGTGTTCGACCTGTTCCCGCGCCTGAAGGAGCGGCGACACCAGATGGCCGGCACCATGTCCGGCGGTGAGCAGCAGATGTGCGCGATCGGCCGCGCCATGATGTCCAATCCGAAGCTGCTGCTGCTGGATGAACCGTCAGCAGGCCTTGCGCCGGTTGTGGTGCAGCAGGTGTTCGAGCTGGTGAAGCGCATCCGCGCCAGCGGCCTGACGGTGCTGATCGTCGAGCAGAACGTGCAGCAGGTGCTGAAAGTGGTCGACCGCGCCTATCTGATCGAGGCGGGCACGATCAGGGCGTCCGGCACCTCGGCCGAGATGCTGGCGAGCGACACGGTCAAGGAAGCATATCTCGGGGTGTGA
- a CDS encoding ABC transporter substrate-binding protein, protein MRLRMAARLLGGLLVAISATSLTVSAQAQEKKIKIGVVFDLTGPLAGGGSELGYIGAKIILDHFAKTGVEGYKVEAVYADAQSKPDIAINESVRLLEQEKVDMVLGFFSSAQCVPVAARVEQLKKFMWMTTCISSAVFNDKGYKYVFRPQASGDQFGMMTVDFIAQNAKEKLGKEPKDLRVAIIHEDGAYGVDVSKGNEAGAKKAGFNVVLKEGYSATAPDLSALVTKLKRAKPDVIFHTGYNPDITLLLRQAREQGLKFGALMGHGAGYGVYEKLKEGMGADATYIFNADPISIWLANQKTMDPKLPPVIKMVGDEFDKIRPGVAIRSAHVGIGASNTYVFMSDVLPRAIKKYGGVDPEALRKAALDTDIPEGGTMLGFGVKFYGEGTAMAGQNERSFPVVIQYIDDKSSVVWPKSQAQRDAVLPLPKGTTYSNQ, encoded by the coding sequence ATGCGCCTGCGCATGGCTGCCCGTTTGCTGGGTGGGCTCTTGGTCGCGATATCAGCGACGAGCCTGACGGTTTCCGCCCAGGCTCAGGAGAAGAAGATCAAGATCGGCGTCGTCTTTGATCTGACCGGGCCTCTCGCCGGCGGCGGCTCCGAGCTCGGCTATATCGGCGCAAAGATCATCCTCGACCATTTCGCCAAGACCGGCGTCGAAGGCTACAAGGTCGAAGCGGTCTATGCGGATGCGCAGAGCAAGCCCGACATCGCCATCAACGAATCCGTCCGCCTGCTCGAGCAGGAGAAGGTCGACATGGTGCTCGGCTTCTTCTCCTCGGCGCAATGCGTGCCGGTGGCCGCTCGCGTCGAGCAGCTCAAGAAGTTCATGTGGATGACGACCTGCATCTCGTCGGCCGTGTTCAACGACAAAGGCTACAAATACGTGTTCCGCCCGCAGGCCAGCGGCGACCAATTCGGCATGATGACGGTGGATTTCATCGCGCAGAATGCCAAGGAGAAGCTCGGCAAGGAACCGAAGGACCTGCGCGTCGCCATCATCCACGAGGACGGCGCCTATGGCGTCGACGTCTCCAAGGGCAACGAGGCCGGGGCGAAGAAGGCTGGCTTCAACGTCGTGCTGAAGGAGGGCTATTCCGCCACCGCCCCCGATCTCTCCGCGCTGGTGACCAAGCTGAAGCGCGCCAAGCCCGACGTGATCTTCCACACCGGCTACAACCCCGACATTACGCTGCTGCTGCGCCAGGCCCGCGAGCAGGGCCTGAAGTTCGGCGCGCTGATGGGGCATGGCGCCGGCTACGGCGTCTATGAGAAGCTGAAGGAGGGCATGGGCGCGGACGCGACCTACATCTTCAACGCCGATCCGATCTCGATCTGGCTCGCGAACCAGAAGACCATGGATCCGAAGCTCCCGCCCGTCATCAAGATGGTCGGCGACGAGTTCGACAAGATCAGGCCGGGCGTTGCGATCCGCTCCGCTCATGTCGGCATCGGCGCCTCCAACACCTACGTCTTCATGTCCGACGTTCTACCGCGCGCGATCAAGAAGTATGGCGGTGTCGACCCGGAGGCGCTGCGCAAGGCGGCGCTCGACACCGACATCCCCGAAGGCGGCACCATGCTCGGATTCGGCGTGAAGTTCTATGGCGAAGGCACGGCGATGGCCGGACAGAACGAACGCTCGTTCCCGGTCGTGATCCAGTACATCGACGACAAATCCTCCGTGGTGTGGCCCAAGAGCCAGGCGCAGCGCGACGCGGTGCTGCCGCTGCCGAAAGGCACCACCTACAGCAACCAGTAG
- a CDS encoding branched-chain amino acid ABC transporter permease, with amino-acid sequence MQAFVDIFDIYLLEAVINGILLGGVLALLALGLNLIFGVIDVTWICYAELVMIGMYGMYFMVQYYGISYFVAAPLTILLVALLGAALHYLVIAPLLTAPPINQLLATGGVLFVLQSFATVAFGIDFRNLGIRLPVLAFGDMNFSYARLLSFVAALVGMVCVYLFMTRTFTGTAIRAISQDRQIMALMGVDTRRIYLITSALGGALAGLAACLLVLQYDVHPFVGLSFGPITFLICVLGGLGNFIGGFIAAFVFAEIISLGGLFSDLEWGYVLAFAFFIVMMFIRPAGLLARRR; translated from the coding sequence ATGCAGGCATTTGTGGACATCTTCGACATCTATTTGCTGGAGGCCGTGATCAACGGCATCCTGCTCGGCGGCGTGCTGGCACTGCTGGCGCTCGGCCTCAACCTGATCTTCGGCGTCATCGACGTGACGTGGATCTGTTACGCCGAGCTCGTGATGATCGGCATGTACGGCATGTACTTCATGGTGCAGTACTACGGCATCAGTTATTTCGTCGCCGCGCCGCTTACCATCCTGCTGGTCGCCCTGCTCGGTGCGGCCCTGCATTACTTGGTGATCGCGCCGCTGCTCACTGCGCCGCCGATCAACCAGCTGCTCGCGACCGGCGGCGTGCTGTTCGTGCTGCAGAGCTTCGCCACCGTCGCCTTCGGCATCGACTTCCGCAATCTCGGCATCCGCCTGCCGGTGCTCGCCTTCGGCGACATGAATTTCAGCTATGCGCGGCTGCTGTCGTTCGTGGCCGCGCTGGTCGGCATGGTCTGCGTCTATCTCTTCATGACGCGGACGTTCACCGGCACCGCGATCCGCGCCATCTCGCAGGACCGGCAGATCATGGCGCTGATGGGCGTCGACACCAGGCGGATCTATCTCATCACCTCCGCGCTCGGCGGCGCGCTGGCCGGGCTCGCCGCGTGCCTCCTGGTGCTGCAATATGACGTGCATCCCTTCGTCGGACTCTCCTTCGGGCCGATCACCTTCCTGATCTGCGTGCTCGGCGGCCTCGGCAATTTCATCGGCGGCTTCATCGCCGCCTTCGTCTTCGCGGAGATCATCTCGCTTGGCGGCCTGTTCTCCGATCTCGAATGGGGCTATGTGCTCGCTTTCGCCTTCTTCATCGTCATGATGTTCATCCGGCCCGCGGGCCTTTTGGCGAGACGCCGATGA